Proteins from a genomic interval of Leifsonia shinshuensis:
- a CDS encoding DUF6510 family protein — MDYLDGNAAAGLLSEVFAADVTSAHGKCAHCGDVSVIAQAHLWPDDHGMVLHCRICGDVIAKATEREGRLCLDLRGLDWLELEV, encoded by the coding sequence ATGGACTACCTCGACGGCAATGCGGCGGCCGGGCTCCTCTCCGAGGTGTTCGCCGCCGACGTGACCTCGGCGCACGGCAAGTGCGCGCACTGCGGCGACGTGTCGGTGATCGCCCAGGCGCACCTGTGGCCGGACGACCACGGGATGGTGCTGCACTGCCGGATCTGCGGCGACGTCATCGCGAAGGCGACGGAGCGCGAGGGGCGGCTGTGCCTGGACCTGCGCGGGCTGGACTGGCTCGAACTGGAGGTCTGA
- the moaA gene encoding GTP 3',8-cyclase MoaA — protein sequence MTAVNLGLPRSASLRAEPGSAAPGPAAPGLDGRPDVPGLVDRFGRIARDLRVSVTEKCSLRCTYCMPAEGLPAIPREELLTPAEIARLVGIGVRDLGIREVRFTGGEPLMRADLAEIIGLSAAAAPGIDLSITTNGIGLDHRVGELVAAGLTRVNISLDTVDREHFAALTRRDRLPAVFAGIAAAHAAGLTPLKLNAVMMRQTLAGAADLLAWALEHGCRLRFIEQMPLDADHTWLRENMVSAEELLGVLRTRFDLVEAGRPDDPSSPAEEWLVDGGPATVGIIASVTRSFCAACDRTRITAEGTVRSCLFGDDETDLRGLLRGGADDAELARWWRGAMWGKQSGHGMEAAGFVPPVRSMGAIGG from the coding sequence ATGACCGCGGTGAATCTCGGACTCCCGCGCAGCGCGTCGCTGCGGGCTGAGCCCGGCTCTGCCGCGCCCGGTCCCGCTGCGCCCGGCCTCGACGGCCGCCCCGATGTCCCCGGCCTCGTCGACCGGTTCGGCCGGATCGCGCGCGACCTGCGGGTGTCGGTGACCGAGAAGTGCTCGCTGCGCTGCACCTACTGCATGCCGGCGGAGGGCCTGCCCGCCATCCCGCGCGAGGAGCTGCTGACGCCCGCCGAGATCGCCCGCCTGGTCGGGATCGGCGTGCGCGACCTCGGCATCCGGGAGGTGCGGTTCACCGGCGGCGAGCCGCTGATGCGCGCCGACCTCGCCGAGATCATCGGCCTGTCCGCCGCCGCGGCGCCCGGCATCGACCTGAGCATCACGACCAACGGCATCGGCCTCGACCACCGCGTCGGCGAGCTCGTCGCGGCCGGGCTGACCCGGGTGAACATCTCGCTGGACACCGTCGACCGCGAGCACTTCGCGGCGCTCACCCGCCGCGACCGGCTCCCGGCCGTCTTCGCGGGGATCGCCGCCGCGCACGCCGCCGGCCTCACGCCGCTCAAGCTCAACGCGGTCATGATGCGCCAGACCCTCGCCGGCGCCGCCGACCTGCTGGCTTGGGCGCTGGAGCACGGCTGCCGGCTGCGCTTCATCGAGCAGATGCCGCTCGACGCCGACCACACCTGGCTGCGCGAGAACATGGTCTCCGCCGAGGAGCTGCTCGGCGTCCTGCGCACCCGGTTCGACCTGGTGGAGGCCGGCCGGCCCGACGACCCGTCGTCGCCGGCCGAGGAGTGGCTGGTCGACGGCGGCCCGGCCACGGTCGGGATCATCGCCTCGGTGACCCGGTCGTTCTGCGCCGCCTGCGACCGCACCAGGATCACGGCGGAGGGCACCGTCCGGTCGTGCCTGTTCGGCGACGACGAGACCGACCTGCGCGGGCTGCTGCGGGGCGGCGCGGACGATGCCGAGCTCGCCCGCTGGTGGCGCGGCGCGATGTGGGGCAAGCAGTCCGGGCACGGCATGGAGGCCGCGGGCTTCGTCCCGCCGGTACGGAGCATGGGAGCGATCGGTGGCTGA
- a CDS encoding sulfite oxidase-like oxidoreductase — protein MGIISSGFLGRRRTDDPRLPPGQYVTEGFPVLSAGPTPRIAKDDWAFTITTEKGVVHRWSWDEFLALPQADVDTDIHCVTSWSKLGTSWRGVALDTLFENVDTDYEYTMAHSYGGYTTNVPLKDLLDGKAWVAHTFDGADLPPEHGGPARLLVPHLYFWKSAKWVSGLEMLPQDQPGFWEQNGYNMYGDPWKEERYW, from the coding sequence ATGGGAATCATCTCCTCCGGCTTCCTCGGCCGGCGCCGAACCGACGACCCTCGCCTCCCACCGGGCCAGTACGTCACAGAGGGCTTCCCGGTCCTGTCCGCAGGACCGACTCCGCGGATCGCGAAGGACGACTGGGCGTTCACCATCACGACCGAGAAGGGCGTGGTGCACCGCTGGAGCTGGGACGAGTTCCTGGCGCTCCCGCAGGCCGACGTCGACACGGACATCCACTGCGTGACGAGCTGGTCCAAGCTCGGGACGTCGTGGCGCGGCGTGGCGCTCGACACACTGTTCGAGAACGTGGACACCGACTACGAGTACACGATGGCGCACTCGTACGGCGGCTACACCACGAACGTCCCGCTGAAGGACCTGCTCGACGGCAAGGCCTGGGTGGCGCACACCTTCGACGGCGCCGACCTCCCGCCCGAGCACGGCGGCCCGGCCCGGCTGCTGGTGCCGCACCTCTACTTCTGGAAGAGCGCCAAGTGGGTGAGCGGGCTGGAGATGCTGCCCCAGGACCAGCCCGGCTTCTGGGAGCAGAACGGCTACAACATGTACGGAGACCCCTGGAAGGAAGAGCGCTACTGGTGA
- a CDS encoding LysR substrate-binding domain-containing protein — protein sequence MALRFALAFPLGVTIGKWTRVFAERQPGVELVVTPSADPLAALAAGEADMVFARDARADDARHLIPLYTEDVVVVMHHEHLLTLEEKLHLADLEGEPRLTAEPSDALMRSVAAGDGIALLPASVAKALRRKDVTAMRLEDGPTSQVGLTWSREGQHPLVDEFIGIVRGRTANSSRNPEVAATQSAQAAQSAKAAQSAKSAKAAKGPKTGKSGRPAQGKRPRPKR from the coding sequence ATGGCCCTCCGCTTCGCCCTCGCCTTCCCGCTCGGTGTCACGATCGGCAAGTGGACACGGGTCTTCGCCGAGCGGCAGCCCGGCGTGGAGCTGGTGGTGACGCCGTCCGCCGACCCGCTGGCCGCGCTGGCCGCGGGCGAGGCCGACATGGTGTTCGCGCGCGACGCCCGGGCGGACGACGCCCGCCACCTCATCCCGCTCTACACGGAGGACGTCGTCGTGGTGATGCACCACGAGCACCTGCTCACGCTGGAGGAGAAGCTGCACCTGGCCGACCTCGAGGGCGAGCCGCGCCTGACCGCAGAGCCGTCCGACGCGCTGATGCGCAGCGTGGCGGCGGGCGACGGCATCGCGCTGCTGCCCGCCTCGGTCGCCAAGGCGCTCCGCCGCAAGGACGTCACAGCGATGCGGCTGGAGGACGGACCGACCTCGCAGGTCGGCCTCACCTGGTCGCGGGAGGGGCAGCATCCCCTCGTGGACGAGTTCATCGGCATCGTCCGCGGCCGCACCGCGAACAGCTCGCGCAACCCGGAGGTCGCGGCCACGCAATCGGCGCAGGCCGCGCAGTCCGCCAAGGCCGCGCAGTCCGCCAAATCTGCCAAGGCCGCCAAGGGCCCCAAGACCGGCAAGTCCGGCCGGCCCGCGCAGGGCAAGCGCCCGCGCCCGAAGCGCTGA
- a CDS encoding DUF5997 family protein, with product MKPQTMKAATAAKKLGILLAAAPEEFRDREISRTELDELNANPPAWLVTLRADGPHPRDVVAHKLGVSNSGLARAGVTEPLTTAEIKALLEEKPEWLVAERATQAQVHAENARVKQRNAERAARD from the coding sequence ATGAAGCCCCAGACCATGAAGGCGGCCACCGCGGCCAAGAAGCTCGGCATCCTGCTGGCGGCGGCCCCGGAGGAGTTCCGCGACCGCGAGATCAGCCGCACCGAGCTCGACGAGCTGAACGCGAACCCGCCCGCCTGGCTGGTCACCCTCCGAGCCGACGGACCGCACCCGCGCGACGTGGTCGCGCACAAGCTCGGCGTGAGCAACTCGGGGCTGGCCCGCGCCGGCGTGACCGAGCCGCTCACCACGGCCGAGATCAAGGCGCTGCTGGAGGAGAAGCCGGAGTGGCTGGTCGCCGAGCGCGCGACGCAGGCGCAGGTGCACGCCGAGAACGCGCGGGTCAAGCAGCGCAACGCGGAGCGCGCGGCGCGGGACTGA
- a CDS encoding alpha-hydroxy-acid oxidizing protein has translation MTTTTLANSIGRAAQSAVYRAGVSGRRPALPVAFPELERAARRRMSRAAFAYIAGSAGLERTDRADTDAFGRRRIVPRVLRDVSQRDLSIELFGRRLPTPLLLAPIGVLDLARRDGDAAAARAAAAHGVPAVLSNQASAPMETVAAAMEAVRPGAARWFQLYWSSSRDLVESLVARAEACGCEAIVVTLDTHVLGWRPRDLALGYLPFSRGLGIAQYTSDPVFHRLVRDRLATAGPRERTAVTPAAVASFASILRHHPGDLRENLRSGEPLAAVETFLDVFADPSLGWDDLAFLREHTRLPIVLKGVLHPDDARRAVDAGVDAVQVSTHGGRQLDGEIAALDALPGVVDAVDGRLPVLFDSGIRGGADAVIALALGARAVAVGRPYAYALAVAGERGVSELLRNLLAELDITLGLSGVARVADLDRSVLATATPPTPR, from the coding sequence ATGACGACGACGACGCTGGCGAACAGCATCGGACGGGCCGCGCAGAGCGCCGTCTACCGCGCGGGCGTGAGCGGGCGCCGCCCGGCCCTCCCCGTCGCGTTCCCCGAGCTGGAGCGCGCCGCGCGCAGGCGGATGTCGCGCGCGGCCTTCGCCTACATCGCGGGCTCGGCCGGGCTGGAGCGCACCGACCGGGCGGACACCGACGCGTTCGGGCGGCGCCGGATCGTCCCGCGGGTGCTGCGCGACGTCTCGCAGCGGGACCTGTCGATCGAGCTGTTCGGGCGGCGGCTGCCGACGCCGCTCCTGCTGGCCCCGATCGGCGTGCTCGACCTCGCCCGGCGCGACGGGGACGCCGCGGCGGCGCGCGCCGCCGCGGCCCACGGCGTCCCCGCCGTGCTCTCCAATCAGGCCTCCGCACCGATGGAGACCGTCGCCGCCGCGATGGAGGCCGTCCGACCGGGCGCCGCGCGCTGGTTCCAGCTCTACTGGAGCTCGTCGCGCGACCTCGTCGAGAGCCTGGTCGCACGGGCCGAGGCCTGCGGCTGCGAGGCGATCGTCGTCACCCTGGACACGCATGTCCTCGGCTGGCGGCCGCGCGACCTCGCCCTCGGCTACCTCCCGTTCAGCCGCGGGCTGGGCATCGCCCAGTACACCAGCGACCCGGTCTTCCACCGCCTGGTGCGCGATCGGCTGGCGACGGCGGGACCGCGCGAGCGCACGGCCGTCACCCCGGCGGCGGTCGCGTCGTTCGCGAGCATCCTCCGGCACCATCCCGGCGACCTGCGCGAGAACCTGCGCTCCGGCGAGCCCCTGGCGGCGGTCGAGACCTTCCTCGACGTGTTCGCCGACCCGTCGCTCGGCTGGGACGACCTGGCCTTCCTGCGCGAGCACACCCGGCTGCCGATCGTGCTGAAGGGCGTCCTGCATCCGGACGACGCGCGCCGCGCCGTCGACGCGGGCGTGGACGCCGTGCAGGTGTCCACGCACGGCGGCCGCCAGCTCGACGGGGAGATCGCGGCGCTGGACGCGCTGCCCGGCGTCGTCGACGCCGTCGACGGCCGGCTGCCCGTCCTGTTCGACAGCGGGATCCGCGGCGGCGCCGACGCGGTGATCGCGCTGGCGCTCGGCGCCAGGGCCGTCGCGGTCGGGAGGCCGTACGCCTACGCCCTCGCCGTGGCCGGCGAGCGCGGCGTGAGCGAGCTGCTGCGCAACCTCCTGGCCGAGCTCGACATCACCCTCGGGCTGAGCGGCGTCGCCCGCGTCGCCGACCTCGACCGGTCGGTGCTCGCGACGGCTACGCCACCGACGCCGCGATGA
- a CDS encoding sulfate/molybdate ABC transporter ATP-binding protein: protein MSLALSATVAERDVAVELRLGTGETLALLGPNGAGKSTVLGVLAGLVRPDAGRATLSDETLFDLPASWLPPHRRGIALLAQDALLFPHLTVRRNVEFAPRSAGASRAEARAKADEWLERTGVGALADRRPDELSGGQAQRVAIARALAAEPELILLDEPLASLDVSVAGELRGTLAEVLAGRTAVVVTHDALDAYLLADRVAVLGGGRVVEEGPARDVLTQPRHPFTAELTGLSLLTGRRTATGLVTDDGLALDGTPTAPLVEGRPVTAVVRPSTVSVRVGVPLPGEAGIAATVTALEPRDDLVRVRTDRLTALVPAAVVAELRVAPGARVTLTVPPAEVRITPA from the coding sequence ATGAGCCTCGCCCTCTCCGCCACGGTCGCCGAGCGCGACGTCGCGGTGGAGCTGCGGCTCGGCACCGGCGAGACGCTGGCCCTGCTCGGCCCGAACGGTGCGGGCAAGTCGACGGTGCTGGGAGTCCTCGCCGGCCTGGTCCGTCCCGACGCGGGGCGCGCGACGCTCTCCGACGAGACGCTGTTCGACCTCCCTGCGTCCTGGCTCCCTCCGCACCGCCGCGGGATTGCGCTGCTCGCCCAGGACGCGCTGCTGTTCCCGCACCTCACGGTCCGCCGCAACGTCGAGTTCGCACCCCGGTCGGCCGGAGCGTCGCGGGCGGAGGCGCGCGCCAAGGCCGACGAGTGGCTGGAGCGCACCGGCGTCGGCGCCCTGGCCGACCGCCGCCCGGACGAGCTCTCCGGCGGCCAGGCCCAGCGCGTCGCGATCGCGCGGGCGCTCGCGGCCGAGCCCGAGCTGATCCTGCTGGACGAGCCGCTGGCCTCCCTCGACGTGAGCGTCGCGGGCGAGCTCCGCGGGACGCTGGCGGAGGTGCTCGCCGGCCGCACCGCGGTCGTCGTGACCCACGACGCCCTCGACGCCTACCTGCTGGCCGACCGGGTCGCGGTGCTCGGCGGCGGCCGCGTGGTCGAGGAGGGCCCGGCGCGCGATGTGCTCACGCAGCCGCGGCACCCGTTCACCGCCGAGCTCACCGGGCTCAGCCTGCTGACCGGGCGGCGCACCGCGACCGGGCTGGTCACGGACGACGGTCTCGCCCTGGACGGCACACCGACCGCGCCCCTCGTCGAGGGCCGGCCCGTGACCGCGGTGGTGCGGCCCTCCACGGTCTCGGTCCGGGTCGGCGTGCCGCTGCCGGGCGAGGCCGGGATCGCCGCGACGGTCACCGCGCTGGAGCCGCGCGACGACCTCGTCCGGGTGCGGACCGACCGGCTCACGGCGCTGGTCCCGGCGGCCGTGGTCGCCGAGCTCCGCGTCGCCCCCGGCGCCCGCGTCACCCTGACGGTGCCACCCGCCGAAGTACGCATCACCCCCGCCTGA
- a CDS encoding amino acid transporter gives MVDEHGTQQGPHGQTPEHQHSWWRVMCLTGLDYFSTLGYQPAIAALAAGLISPFATLVLVALTLLGALPVYRRVARESFRGSGSIAMLERFLPWWAGKLFVLVLLGFAATDFMITITLSAADATAHAIENPFAPSWFHGNNVIITLVLITLLGAVFLKGFREAIGIAVVLVGVYLALNVVVVSASIVQVFQHPTAIDDWWSALFASHGNPLLIVGVALLVFPKLALGLSGFETGVAVMPQIKGKPDDNPNEPEGRIRGAHKLLTTAAIIMSVFLITSSFTTTLLIPQKEFQQGGAANGRALAYLAHEYLGNGFGTVYDISTILILWFAGASAMAGLLNLVPRYLPRYGMAPQWARAVRPLVLVFTAIAFLITLVFDANVDAQGGAYATGVLVLITSASLAVSLSAWRKKQPKRTLVFAIITAIFVYTTIDNIIERPDGLRIATLFIIGILIVSIVSRIGRSFQVRATSVTFDVTALDFILEDAEEGEIRIISHEPDVDTTKEYEEKNKDERRFSHIPQRSRTIFLEVIKSDSSDFEEDLVVHGVVKYGYRVLQVKSGNVPNTIAAVLLEIRDITGVVPTIYFEWTEGNPISNMFRYLITGVGEVAPVTREVLREAEKDVKRRPAVHVA, from the coding sequence ATGGTCGACGAGCACGGCACCCAGCAGGGCCCGCACGGCCAGACCCCCGAGCACCAGCACTCCTGGTGGCGGGTCATGTGCCTCACCGGCCTCGACTACTTCTCCACCCTCGGCTACCAGCCCGCCATCGCGGCGCTCGCGGCCGGCCTGATCTCGCCGTTCGCGACGCTCGTGCTGGTCGCGCTGACGCTGCTCGGCGCCCTCCCGGTCTACCGCCGGGTCGCGCGGGAGAGCTTCCGCGGCTCCGGCTCGATCGCGATGCTGGAGCGCTTCCTGCCCTGGTGGGCCGGCAAGCTGTTCGTGCTGGTCCTGCTCGGCTTCGCCGCGACGGACTTCATGATCACGATCACGCTGTCCGCGGCCGACGCCACGGCGCACGCGATCGAGAACCCGTTCGCGCCGTCCTGGTTCCACGGTAACAACGTCATCATCACGCTGGTGCTCATCACGCTGCTCGGCGCGGTCTTCCTCAAGGGCTTCCGTGAGGCGATCGGCATCGCCGTCGTGCTCGTCGGCGTGTACCTCGCGCTCAACGTCGTCGTGGTGTCGGCGTCCATCGTGCAGGTGTTCCAGCACCCGACCGCGATCGACGACTGGTGGAGCGCGCTGTTCGCCTCGCACGGGAATCCGCTGCTCATCGTCGGCGTCGCGCTGCTGGTGTTCCCGAAGCTCGCGCTGGGCCTCTCCGGCTTCGAGACCGGCGTCGCCGTCATGCCGCAGATCAAGGGCAAGCCGGACGACAACCCGAACGAGCCCGAGGGCCGGATCCGCGGCGCGCACAAGCTGCTCACCACCGCAGCGATCATCATGAGCGTCTTCCTCATCACGTCGAGCTTCACCACCACCCTGCTCATCCCGCAGAAGGAGTTCCAGCAGGGCGGCGCCGCCAACGGCCGCGCGCTCGCCTACCTGGCGCACGAGTACCTCGGCAACGGCTTCGGCACGGTCTACGACATCAGCACCATCCTGATCCTGTGGTTCGCCGGCGCCTCCGCGATGGCCGGCCTGCTCAACCTGGTGCCGCGCTACCTCCCCCGCTACGGGATGGCGCCGCAGTGGGCGCGCGCGGTGCGGCCGCTCGTGCTCGTCTTCACCGCGATCGCCTTCCTCATCACGCTGGTCTTCGACGCGAACGTGGACGCCCAGGGCGGCGCGTACGCGACCGGCGTGCTGGTGCTGATCACCTCCGCGTCGCTCGCGGTGAGCCTGTCCGCCTGGCGCAAGAAGCAGCCGAAGCGCACCCTCGTGTTCGCCATCATCACCGCGATCTTCGTCTACACGACGATCGACAACATCATCGAGCGTCCCGACGGACTCCGGATCGCGACGCTGTTCATCATCGGCATCCTGATCGTGTCGATCGTTTCCCGCATCGGCCGGTCGTTCCAGGTGCGCGCCACCAGCGTCACCTTCGACGTGACGGCGCTCGACTTCATCCTGGAGGACGCGGAAGAGGGCGAGATCCGCATCATCTCGCACGAGCCCGACGTCGACACGACGAAGGAGTACGAGGAGAAGAACAAGGACGAGCGTCGCTTCAGCCACATCCCGCAGCGGTCGCGGACCATCTTCCTCGAGGTCATCAAGTCCGACTCCTCCGACTTCGAGGAGGACCTGGTCGTGCACGGTGTCGTCAAGTACGGCTACCGCGTGCTGCAGGTGAAGAGCGGCAACGTGCCGAACACCATCGCGGCGGTCCTGCTGGAGATCCGCGACATCACGGGCGTCGTACCGACGATTTACTTCGAGTGGACCGAGGGCAACCCGATCTCGAACATGTTCCGGTACCTCATCACCGGCGTCGGCGAAGTGGCCCCGGTCACCCGCGAGGTGCTGCGCGAGGCCGAGAAGGACGTGAAGCGGAGGCCCGCCGTCCACGTGGCCTGA
- a CDS encoding DUF1622 domain-containing protein: MDTHAFFEAVGVAFEFAGVVALAIGFVVALAIALAVWVRTRSGADAFRTLREAFGGVILLGLELLVAADLVKTVTSNPTLTDALVLGIIVLIRTILSFSLQVEIDGVAPWRRAFVTGPEVLAHAVKKAGAAGTPGTSATPDRP; the protein is encoded by the coding sequence ATGGACACCCACGCGTTCTTCGAGGCGGTCGGGGTCGCCTTCGAGTTCGCGGGCGTCGTCGCACTGGCGATCGGCTTCGTCGTGGCGCTCGCGATCGCGCTGGCGGTGTGGGTGCGCACGCGCAGCGGGGCGGACGCCTTCCGCACCCTGCGGGAGGCCTTCGGCGGCGTCATCCTGCTCGGCCTGGAGCTGCTGGTCGCTGCCGACCTGGTGAAGACCGTGACGTCGAACCCGACGCTCACCGACGCGCTCGTGCTCGGGATCATCGTGCTCATCCGCACCATCCTGAGCTTCTCGCTGCAGGTGGAGATCGACGGCGTCGCGCCCTGGCGCCGCGCGTTCGTCACCGGGCCGGAGGTGCTGGCGCACGCGGTCAAGAAGGCCGGGGCCGCCGGGACGCCGGGGACCTCAGCGACGCCGGACCGGCCGTAG
- a CDS encoding ferredoxin reductase has protein sequence MVSTAWRAAEVVAAHEETATARTIRLRIPGLTGHLAGQHVDVRLTAPDGYQAVRSYSIASASGAGGLAPDELELTVEELPDGEVSPYLVHGLSVGDQLEVRGPVGGWFVWRDGDEGPVQLIAGGSGVVPLMSMARAHAAAGSSAPFRLLYSARTPMSVYYRDELMALGEAAAPLRVDYVYTREAPAGWPVAAGRLTQEGLGALVLPAAESPAFFLCGSTPFVETVSGWLVDAGHDPARIRTERYGGIGGAA, from the coding sequence CTGGTGAGCACGGCGTGGCGGGCGGCCGAGGTGGTGGCCGCCCACGAGGAGACCGCGACGGCCCGCACGATCCGGCTGCGCATCCCCGGGCTCACCGGGCACCTGGCGGGGCAGCACGTGGACGTCCGGCTCACCGCGCCGGACGGGTACCAGGCGGTGCGGTCGTACTCGATTGCGTCGGCCTCCGGGGCGGGCGGCCTGGCGCCGGACGAGCTGGAGCTGACCGTGGAGGAGCTGCCCGACGGCGAGGTGTCGCCGTATCTGGTGCACGGCCTGTCGGTCGGCGACCAGCTGGAGGTCCGCGGCCCGGTCGGCGGGTGGTTCGTCTGGCGCGACGGCGACGAGGGCCCCGTGCAGCTGATCGCGGGCGGCTCCGGGGTCGTGCCGCTGATGTCGATGGCCCGCGCGCACGCCGCGGCAGGCAGCAGCGCCCCGTTCCGGCTGCTGTACTCCGCGCGCACGCCGATGTCCGTCTACTACCGCGACGAGCTGATGGCGCTGGGCGAGGCCGCCGCGCCGCTGCGCGTCGACTACGTGTACACGCGGGAGGCGCCGGCCGGGTGGCCGGTCGCCGCCGGACGGCTGACGCAGGAGGGGCTGGGCGCGCTCGTCCTGCCCGCGGCGGAATCCCCCGCGTTCTTCCTGTGCGGCTCGACACCGTTCGTCGAGACGGTGTCGGGCTGGCTGGTGGACGCCGGGCACGACCCGGCGCGGATCCGCACCGAACGCTACGGCGGGATCGGAGGCGCCGCGTGA
- a CDS encoding MoaD/ThiS family protein — protein sequence MAEAAGRSVLVRYFAAAEEAAGREEERVALGTPTVGALRELLDARYGEAMRLVLRNGSFLVDGVVSRDPDAVIGERVDVLPPFAGG from the coding sequence GTGGCTGAGGCGGCAGGGCGCAGCGTCCTGGTCCGCTACTTCGCCGCCGCCGAGGAGGCCGCGGGCCGCGAGGAGGAGCGGGTCGCACTCGGCACGCCGACCGTCGGCGCCCTGCGCGAGCTCCTCGACGCCCGCTACGGCGAGGCCATGCGGCTCGTGCTGAGGAACGGGTCGTTCCTGGTGGACGGCGTCGTGTCCCGCGACCCGGACGCCGTGATCGGCGAGCGCGTCGACGTGCTGCCGCCGTTCGCGGGCGGCTGA
- a CDS encoding SDR family NAD(P)-dependent oxidoreductase, which produces MPAETPASIDPDDLATTLRVLAQLHELDQEHPDFVSVRRATAHMFKAVKQARRRELREAELAADRAVIAATATGAPDRIDDETRGRDLTSPTTGSTTAGTLINSQACYICKQHYTEVDWFYHQLCPSCAAFSHAKRTARTDLTGKRALLTGGRAKIGMHIALRLLRDGADLTITTRFPRDAVRRFSQLPDAKDWLHRLRVVGIDLRDPAQVIGLADSVASRGPLHVLINNAAQTVRRSPGAYSLLAEAESHPLPDGPLPELETFGHTADPHPQALEASVAAHPLLSSANVRGTVAELVGAAALTANDLASAAMAAGSSSLERHHDGTAIDAGGLVPDVQRVNTWTQAVGGIDPLELLEVQLCNTTAPFILIDRLRPSLAAAGRAYVVNVSAMEGVFGRRYKGAGHPHTNMAKAALNMLTRTSSLELFETDNILMTSVDTGWITDERPHYTKVRLAEEGFHAPLDLVDGAARVYDPIVRGEAGEDLHGVFLKDYRSSAW; this is translated from the coding sequence GTGCCAGCCGAAACCCCCGCGAGCATCGATCCGGACGACCTCGCGACCACCCTCCGCGTCCTCGCTCAGCTCCACGAGCTCGACCAGGAGCACCCCGACTTCGTCTCCGTCCGCCGCGCGACCGCGCACATGTTCAAGGCCGTCAAGCAGGCCAGGCGGCGCGAGCTGCGGGAGGCCGAGCTCGCCGCCGACCGCGCGGTGATCGCGGCGACCGCCACCGGCGCCCCCGACCGCATCGACGACGAGACCCGCGGCCGCGACCTGACCTCCCCCACCACCGGCTCCACGACGGCCGGCACGCTGATCAACTCGCAGGCCTGCTACATCTGCAAGCAGCACTACACCGAGGTCGACTGGTTCTACCACCAGCTCTGCCCGTCCTGCGCCGCGTTCAGCCACGCCAAGCGCACCGCCCGCACCGACCTGACCGGCAAGCGGGCGCTGCTCACCGGCGGCCGCGCCAAGATCGGCATGCACATCGCGCTGCGCCTGCTCCGCGACGGCGCCGACCTCACCATCACCACGCGGTTCCCGCGCGACGCCGTGCGCCGGTTCTCCCAGCTCCCCGACGCGAAGGACTGGCTGCACCGCCTGCGCGTGGTCGGCATCGACCTGCGCGACCCGGCCCAGGTGATCGGCCTCGCCGACTCCGTCGCCTCCCGCGGGCCGCTGCACGTGCTGATCAACAACGCCGCCCAGACCGTCCGCCGCTCCCCCGGCGCCTACTCGCTGCTGGCCGAGGCCGAGTCGCACCCGCTGCCGGACGGCCCGCTCCCCGAGCTGGAGACCTTCGGCCACACGGCGGACCCGCACCCGCAGGCCCTGGAGGCCTCCGTCGCCGCGCACCCGCTGCTGTCGTCGGCGAACGTCCGCGGCACCGTCGCGGAGCTGGTCGGCGCCGCCGCGCTGACCGCGAACGACCTGGCCTCCGCTGCGATGGCCGCCGGGTCGTCGTCGCTGGAGCGCCACCACGACGGCACCGCGATCGACGCGGGCGGCCTCGTGCCCGACGTGCAGCGCGTCAACACCTGGACGCAGGCCGTCGGCGGCATCGACCCGCTCGAGCTGCTGGAGGTGCAGCTCTGCAACACGACGGCGCCGTTCATCCTGATCGACCGGCTCCGGCCGTCGCTCGCCGCCGCGGGCCGCGCCTACGTGGTGAACGTGTCGGCGATGGAGGGCGTCTTCGGCCGCCGCTACAAGGGCGCGGGCCACCCGCACACCAACATGGCGAAGGCCGCCCTCAACATGCTCACCCGGACCAGCTCGCTGGAGCTGTTCGAGACGGACAACATCCTGATGACCAGCGTCGACACCGGCTGGATCACCGACGAGCGCCCGCACTACACGAAGGTCCGCCTCGCCGAGGAGGGCTTCCACGCCCCGCTCGACCTCGTGGACGGCGCGGCGCGGGTCTACGACCCGATCGTGCGCGGCGAGGCCGGCGAGGACCTGCACGGGGTGTTCCTGAAGGATTACAGATCGTCCGCGTGGTGA